From the genome of Argentina anserina chromosome 4, drPotAnse1.1, whole genome shotgun sequence, one region includes:
- the LOC126790823 gene encoding F-box protein At5g07610-like: protein MSKMFKLSSSSAEAVASIEELLNLILLRVPALSLIRFQSVSKHWHSLISDPDFRRHHTLQNRNSKISAFFSPITNEEAFKSITLEIPSGNPFKTLNTSVPGASKLMIRILQSCNGLFLCQIWLIREPTKPIYVVNPTTNQFRGLSPPSVCQEKRDAFVRYALAFDPSRSPHYNVVCVTNYQRYYEKGQHKIYIFSSETGEWKHLETPFFRSPNEEGHQVFVESALNFDFRSKLEAVYYNGAVHWIRDRYVSSLSSCLHVDGKLEFMRSKSDVLHYFEISQERLLVVSATPPVSPVVNNIPQGINRFGRRTITWPTLIQIYFGECGGRLYYIETYKQCMFQFDLMEMESDYSGWFVKYHVDLNPLVAALPGPDWNFFTVLCLSPKEETSRRTSDEGKVISYNSTNGTFKTSVEFANKELFIDLKHCIRKDVTFPFRETLACL from the coding sequence ATGTCCAAAATGTTCAAACTGTCATCCTCTTCAGCAGAAGCGGTAGCCAGTATTGAAGAGCTGCTCAACCTGATTCTTTTAAGGGTACCGGCTCTTTCTCTGATCCGTTTCCAGTCAGTCTCCAAGCACTGGCACTCTCTCATCTCCGACCCCGACTTCCGTCGCCACCACACACTCCAAAACCGCAACTCCAAAATCTCCGCTTTTTTCTCTCCTATAACCAATGAAGAAGCCTTCAAGTCCATCACTCTCGAAATCCCATCTGGCAATCCCTTCAAAACCCTCAACACTTCCGTCCCAGGTGCCTCCAAATTAATGATTCGAATTCTTCAGTCATGCAATGGCCTCTTCCTCTGCCAAATTTGGTTAATCAGAGAACCAACTAAACCCATCTATGTTGTCAATCCCACCACCAACCAATTCAGGGGTCTTTCCCCTCCAAGCGTCTGCCAAGAGAAACGTGATGCTTTTGTTCGCTATGCTTTGGCTTTTGATCCTTCCAGATCGCCTCATTACAATGTGGTCTGTGTGACCAACTACCAGCGTTATTATGAGAAGGGGCAACACAAAATATACATATTTTCATCTGAGACCGGAGAGTGGAAACATCTCGAGACTCCTTTCTTCCGCAGCCCCAATGAGGAGGGGCACCAAGTTTTCGTAGAGAGTGCCTTGAATTTTGACTTCCGGAGCAAGCTAGAGGCGGTATACTACAATGGCGCAGTTCATTGGATCAGGGATAGATATGTATCAAGTTTATCAAGTTGCTTACATGTGGATGGTAAGCTGGAATTCATGAGAAGCAAATCTGATGTGCTCCACTACTTTGAGATCAGCCAAGAGCGTTTGCTGGTCGTGTCGGCTACACCCCCTGTGTCCCCGGTGGTCAATAACATTCCACAAGGGATTAATAGATTTGGCCGCAGGACAATTACGTGGCCAACATTGATTCAGATATATTTTGGGGAGTGCGGTGGTCGTTTGTACTATATTGAGACTTATAAGCAATGCATGTTCCAATTCGATCTGATGGAGATGGAGAGTGACTACTCTGGCTGGTTTGTCAAGTATCATGTTGATCTTAATCCGCTAGTTGCAGCTCTTCCTGGACCGGATTGGAATTTCTTTACTGTTTTGTGCCTTTCTCCAAAGGAGGAGACCTCCCGAAGAACAAGCGATGAGGGTAAGGTCATATCGTATAATTCTACGAATGGGACCTTCAAGACATCTGTTGAGTTTGCTAACAAGGAACTTTTTATAGATCTCAAGCATTGTATTCGAAAGGATGTTACTTTTCCTTTCAGGGAGACTTTAGCCTGTTTGTGA
- the LOC126791269 gene encoding protein LOL2-like isoform X2 translates to METKEHKVEEAPPPEAQTFVSQPPSRPISAQMVCGSCRRLLTYPPGAKHVKCSCCQTVNFVLEAHQVGQVKCDSCTLLLMYPYGAPSVRCSSCNFVTDIRDHNMRPPWSVQQGLPTPPSNSVH, encoded by the exons ATGGAGACCAAAGAGCACAAGGTAGAGGAAGCGCCACCGCCGGAGGCCCAAACCTTCGTTTCACAACCTCCGTCGCGACCAATTTCCG CTCAAATGGTGTGTGGATCTTGCCGCCGGCTGCTTACATACCCACCAGGAGCCAAGCACGTCAAATGCTCGTGCTGTCAGACTGTCAACTTTGTGCTAGAAG CCCATCAGGTTGGCCAGGTCAAATGTGATAGTTGTACATTGCTGCTGATGTACCCATATGGAGCTCCATCAGTTAGGTGTTCCTCTTGCAATTTTGTGACAGACATTAGG GATCACAACATGCGCCCTCCATGGTCTGTTCAACAAGGACTACCTACTCCACCATCCAATTCTGTTCACTAA
- the LOC126791270 gene encoding LOW QUALITY PROTEIN: DNA-directed RNA polymerase V subunit 1-like (The sequence of the model RefSeq protein was modified relative to this genomic sequence to represent the inferred CDS: inserted 1 base in 1 codon), with product MEEASCSPVLDGELIGIKFGLATHKEICTASMMGCSVSHASQLSNPFLGLPLEFGKCESCGASETGKCEGHFGYIDLPSPIYHPNHVSELKKLLSCLCLQCLKIKKNKVSTKSAGLAERLLSVCCEDASQVSIAEIKPTDEVCSLQLKLPTNKKPPPGFWNFLERYGFRYGDGVKRALLPREVMQILKRIPEDTKRKLAAKGFNPQDGYILNHIPVPPNCLSVPEISDGVTVMSADPSISMLKKVLKEAEDISRSRSGPANFVTEIEEANRLQAAVDQYLQVRGTGKATRESDVRFGGTKELSESSTKQWLEKMRTLFIRKGSGFSSRTVITGDAYRRVNEVGIPYEIAQRITFEEKVNVHNIRRLQELVDKKLCLTYVDGSSTYSLREGSKGHTFLRPGQVVHRRIIDGDLVFVNRPPTTHKHSLQALQVYVHEDKVVKINPLICGPLSADFDGDCIHLFYPQSFAAKAEVMELFSVEKQLLSSHSGKPNLQLATDSLLSLKMMFKKYFFNKEAMQQLAMFVSSSLPEPALLRANSAVPCWTALQILQAALPPHFESSGDRHLVKDSEVLKLDCTTSLVPAVINDIGTSIFFEKSAEDVLNFFNSMQPLLVENIFSEGFSVGLEDFAMPKVSIRDIHKGFKDISPLLYHMRRVYNELVEMQLENLIRKVKGPVSNFILNSSALGDLIDSKSDSAMNKVVQQVGFLGRQLYEQGKLYSKTLVEDVSSLHKSKYPSNIVDXSAEFGLVHSGFVHGLDPVEGMIHSIATREVIVRSSKGLFEPGTLFKNLMATLRDVVICYDGTVRNVCSNSIVQFEYGAKSGSSPQNLFPAGEPVGVLAATAMSNPAYKAVLDSTPSSNSSWDLMKEILLCKVSFKNELIDRRVILYLNDCGCGRKYCREHAAYLVKNQLKKVSLKDVALDFMIEYQGQRAAGSMEIDSGLVGHVHLNEMLIRELNLGMNEILQKCEESISSFRRKKVGKKTNIGDIFKRIVLSYSECCCFYQSSAGNGSGSPCLMFFYQDFNNSELEAISQILADFVCPVLLETVIKGDPRVSSANIIWINSESTTWIRSPNKSLKGELALDVVLEKSVVKQSGDAWRITLDCCLPVLHLIDTRRSIPYAIKQVQKLLGVSCAFDQAVQRLATAVAMVAKGVLKEHLILLANSMTCAGNFVGFNPGGYKALSRALNIQVPFTEATLFTPKKCFERAAEKCHMDSLSSIVASCSWGKHVAVGTGSRFEILWDTREGGFNEEGGVDVFNFLHMVNAVNGEELTTAALGTEIDDLVPEYENGEVSLSPEHNCSSDKPVFEDIIEFPDNFENAFGKSSWDSINTASTGGKDWGAVNLGTQDGISAESQVDTMSSWGIKTAREEAPSSWGTAKSATEDASAWGTKTKENAPSQLKTKTAWGKNTAREDDTEIAEGAWGQKKLADNSSLGAWGRQKSPEIAECAWGLKKPADTSSLGAWGRQKSPEIAEGSWGQKPADTSSRPKSPEIAEGAWDQRKPSGTSSLGAWGRKKSPEISEGAWGQKPADTSSRQKSREIAEGAWDQRKPSGTSSLGAWGMKKSPEISEGACGQKKPVDTSSLGAWGRQKSPEIAEGAWGQKPADTSSRQKSPEIAEGAWDQQKPSGTSSLETWGRQKSPEISEGAWGQKKPAGTSSLGAWWGRQKSPEIVEGAWCQKKPAETSWQKSPEIAEGAWGQQKPAGTFQPATVNQWDSPSVGDGNADERHQVWATNGDANKRRRFEGGRGWGSNAGEWKGKNNRPPGMADDGSSAAAIYTTTRQRLDTFTSEEQDVLSHIEPIMLSVRRIMHQSGYNDGDRFSDEDHTYILDKVFNFHPDKAVKMGSGIDYFTVDRHGSYQESRCLFVISTDGRKEDFSYRKCLQNMVKEKYPELAEEFNAQYFVKPRSRNPSFSQTPPETQ from the exons ATGGAGGAAGCTTCTTGTTCACCGGTTTTAGATGGGGAGCTGATTGGGATTAAATTTGGGTTGGCAACCCATAAAGAAATT TGTACAGCATCGATGATGGGATGCTCTGTTAGCCACGCCAGTCAGCTATCTAACCCATTCCTTGGCCTTCCTCTTGAGTTCGGAAAATGTGAATCTTGTGGTGCTTCAGAAACGGGAAAGTGCGAAG GACACTTTGGATATATCGACTTACCATCACCAATATATCATCCTAACCATGTCAGTGAGCTGAAGAAGTTGCTGAGTTGTTTATGCCTACAATGCTTAAAAATTAAGAAGAACAAG GTCTCAACCAAGAGTGCTGGTCTGGCCGAAAGGTTGCTATCTGTATGTTGTGAG gatgCATCACAAGTTTCTATTGCAGAGATTAAACCAACAGATGAGGTTTGTTCCTTGCAACTGAAACTACCAACTAATAAGAAACCACCGCCTGGTTTTTGGAATTTCCTTGAAAGATATGGTTTTCGTTACGGTGATGGCGTTAAACGTGCTTTACTTCCTAGAGAG GTGATGCAGATTCTCAAGAGAATCCCCGAAGACACCAAGAGAAAACTGGCTGCTAAAGGCTTTAATCCTCAAGATGGATACATCTTGAATCATATACCTGTCCCTCCGAACTGCTTGTCAGTGCCTGAAATATCTGATGGTGTTACTGTTATGTCTGCG GATCCTTCAATATCAATGCTAAAAAAAGTTCTAAAAGAAGCTGAAGATATCAGTAGGTCAAGGTCTGGTCCAGCAAATTTTGTCACTGAAATTGAGGAAGCTAATAGGCTGCAAGCAGCAGTTGATCAGTATCTTCAAGTGAGGGGTACAGGAAAGGCCACACGTGAGAGTGATGTCAGATTTGGTGGGACCAAGGAGCTCAGTGAATCTTCGACAAAACAATGGCTTGAAAAGATGAGGACATTGTTTATAAGAAAGGGTTCAGGATTCTCTTCCCGCACGGTGATTACGGGGGATGCATATAGAAGGGTGAATGAAGTTGGGATCCCCTATGAAATAGCCCAGAGAATAACTTTTGAGGAGAAGGTTAATGTGCATAATATTAGGCGTCTTCAAGAGCTGGTAGATAAGAAATTATGCCTAACGTACGTCGATGGTTCATCAACTTACTCGTTAAGAGAAGGTTCAAAGGGGCACACATTTCTGAGGCCCGGTCAAGTGGTGCATAGGAGGATAATTGATGGGGATCTTGTTTTTGTCAATAGGCCTCCCACGACACATAAACATTCTCTGCAAGCATTGCAAGTTTATGTGCATGAGGACAAGGTGGTAAAGATTAATCCTCTGATTTGTGGACCACTGAGTGCTGACTTTGATGGAGATTGCATTCACTTGTTCTATCCCCAGTCTTTTGCAGCGAAGGCAGAAGTGATGGAACTTTTCTCAGTAGAGAAACAATTGCTTAGCTCTCACAGTGGCAAGCCCAATTTGCAACTGGCCACTGACTCTCTTTTGTCGTTAAAGATGATGTTTAAGAAATATTTTTTcaacaaagaagcaatgcagcAGTTGGCCATGTTTGTTTCGTCCTCCTTGCCAGAGCCAGCTTTATTGAGAGCTAATTCGGCAGTTCCGTGTTGGACTGCTTTGCAGATATTGCAGGCTGCACTGCCTCCTCACTTTGAGTCCTCTGGGGACAGGCACTTGGTCAAGGATAGCGAGGTCCTCAAGCTTGATTGTACTACAAGCCTTGTACCAGCTGTTATCAATGACATTGGTACCTCTATCTTCTTCGAGAAAAGTGCTGAAGATGTTCTCAATTTCTTTAATTCTATGCAGCCATTGCTAGTGGAGAATATATTTTCAGAAGGGTTCAGTGtgggtttggaagattttgcTATGCCTAAGGTATCTATACGAGACATTCACAAGGGCTTTAAGGATATTTCTCCTTTGTTGTACCATATGAGGAGAGTATACAACGAGCTTGTTGAGATGCAATTGGAGAATCTCATCCGAAAAGTTAAAGGACCAGTTTCGAACTTTATATTAAATTCATCGGCATTGGGTGATTTAATTGACTCTAAGAGTGATTCTGCTATGAACAAAGTGGTTCAACAAGTTGGGTTCCTAGGCCGGCAACTGTATGAACAGGGGAAACTTTACTCAAAAACATTGGTTGAGGATGTGAGCTCACTGCATAAGAGCAAGTATCCATCTAACATTGTGG ACTCTGCAGAATTTGGATTGGTTCATAGTGGTTTTGTTCATGGGTTGGATCCGGTTGAGGGAATGATTCATTCCATTGCTACAAGAGAAGTAATTGTTCGCTCCTCAAAAGGGTTGTTTGAACCCGGCACACTATTCAAAAACCTAATGGCAACTCTGCGGGATGTTGTCATTTGCTACGATGGCACCGTGCGGAATGTGTGCAGTAATTCTATTGTTCAGTTTGAATATGGAGCAAAGAGCGGATCTAGTCCTCAAAATCTGTTTCCTGCTGGTGAACCTGTGGGTGTGTTAGCTGCAACAGCAATGTCAAATCCAGCATACAAGGCAGTTCTTGATTCTACTCCAAGCAGCAACTCTTCATGGGATCTTATGAAG GAAATATTACTCTGCAAAGTCAGTTTCAAGAATGAACTCATTGACCGTCGTGTAATCTTGTATCTGAATGACTGTGGTTGTGGAAGAAAGTACTGCAGAGAACATGCGGCGTATTTGGTCAAGAATCAATTGAAAAAAGTCAGCCTTAAAGATGTTGCACTCGACTTTATGATTGA ATATCAAGGTCAGCGAGCTGCAGGAAGCATGGAAATTGACTCTGGCCTTGTTGGTCATGTTCATTTGAATGAG ATGCTCATACGGGAGCTAAATCTTGGAATGAATGAAATCCTTCAAAAATGCGAAGAAAGTATCAGTTCATTTCGAAGAAAGAAGGTTGGGAAGAAGACGAACATCGGCGACATTTTCAAAAGAATAGTTTTGTCGTACAG TGAGTGTTGCTGTTTTTATCAATCTTCTGCTGGCAATGGATCTGGATCTCCTTGCTTGATGTTCTTCTACCAAGATTTCAATAATTCAGAGTTAGAGGCTATTTCACAAATCTTGGCTGATTTTGTTTGCCCAGTTCTATTAGAAACAGTAATTAAAG GTGATCCTCGAGTTTCATCAGCGAACATAATTTGGATCAATTCAGAATCAACAACATGGATCAGAAGCCCAAACAAATCTCTGAAGGGTGAATTGGCTTTGGATGTTGTTCTGGAGAAGTCGGTGGTCAAACAAAGTGGCGATGCGTGGAGAATAACCCTTGATTGCTGTCTTCCAGTGCTTCATTTGATTGACACCAGGCGCTCCATTCCATATGCCATCAAACAAGTTCAGAAATTGCTGGGGGTTTCTTGTGCTTTTGATCAAGCAGTTCAG CGCCTCGCAACAGCTGTTGCAATGGTGGCAAAAGGTGTTCTCAAAGAGCATCTTATTCTCTTGGCAAACAGTATGACATGCGCTGGAAATTTTGTTGGCTTCAATCCCGGTGGTTATAAAGCACTATCTCGCGCATTGAATATACAAGTACCATTTACAGAAGCAACATTGTTT ACACCAAAGAAATGTTTTGAGAGAGCAGCTGAAAAGTGTCACATGGATTCTTTGTCGAGCATAGTTGCATCATGTTCGTGGGGTAAACATGTAGCTGTTGGTACTGGCTCCAGGTTCGAAATCCTCTGGGACACAAGAGAG GGAGGGTTTAATGAAGAGGGTGGGGTAGATGTTTTCAACTTTCTACATATGGTGAATGCTGTGAATGGAGAAGAATTAACTACTGCAGCTTTGGGAACAGAAATTGATGATCTTGTGCCAGAATATGAAAATGGAGAAGTGTCATTGTCACCAGAGCATAACTGTAGCTCTGATAAGCCAGTGTTTGAAGATATTATTGAGTTCCCGGATAATTTTGAAAATGCTTTTGGAAAATCAAGCTGGGATTCAATCAACACCGCTTCTACTGGTGGGAAAGACTGGGGGGCTGTCAACCTTGGAACACAAGATGGCATTTCAGCAGAATCCCAAGTTGATACCATGTCTTCATGGGGGATTAAGACTGCTAGAGAGGAGGCTCCATCTTCCTGGGGAACAGCCAAATCGGCAACAGAAGATGCCTCTGCATGGGGGACCAAGACTAAAGAAAATGCCCCATCACAGTTGAAGACCAAGACTGCTTGGGGGAAAAATACTGCAAGAGAAGATGATACTGAGATTGCTGAAGGTGCATGGGGTCAGAAGAAGCTTGCTGATAACTCATCTCTGGGAGCTTGGGGAAGGCAAAAGTCCCCTGAGATTGCTGAATGTGCTTGGGGTCTGAAGAAGCCTGCTGATACCTCATCTCTCGGAGCTTGGGGAAGGCAAAAGTCCCCTGAGATTGCTGAAGGTTCCTGGGGTCAGAAGCCTGCTGATACATCATCAAGGCCAAAGTCACCTGAGATTGCTGAAGGTGCTTGGGATCAGCGAAAGCCTTCTGGAACTTCATCTCTGGGAGCTTGGGGAAGGAAAAAGTCTCCTGAGATTTCTGAAGGTGCTTGGGGTCAGAAGCCTGCTGATACATCATCAAGGCAAAAGTCACGTGAGATTGCTGAAGGTGCTTGGGATCAGCGAAAGCCTTCTGGAACTTCATCTCTGGGAGCTTGGGGAATGAAAAAGTCTCCTGAGATTTCTGAAGGTGCTTGCGGTCAGAAGAAGCCTGTTGATACCTCATCTCTCGGAGCTTGGGGAAGGCAAAAGTCCCCTGAGATTGCTGAAGGTGCCTGGGGTCAGAAGCCTGCTGATACATCATCAAGGCAAAAGTCACCAGAGATTGCTGAAGGTGCTTGGGATCAGCAAAAACCTTCTGGAACTTCATCTCTGGAAACTTGGGGAAGGCAAAAGTCTCCTGAGATTTCTGAAGGTGCTTGGGGTCAGAAGAAGCCTGCTGGTACCTCATCTCTCGGAGCTTGGTGGGGAAGGCAAAAGTCCCCTGAGATTGTTGAGGGTGCTTGGTGTCAGAAGAAGCCTGCTGAAACCTCATGGCAAAAGTCACCTGAGATCGCTGAAG GTGCTTGGGGTCAGCAAAAGCCTGCTGGTACTTTTCAACCTGCAACTGTGAATCAGTGGGATTCTCCAAGTGTAGGAGATGGAAATGCGGATGAAAGACATCAAGTATGGGCTACTAATGGAGATGCAAACAAGAGAAGACGCTTTGAAGGTGGCAGGGGCTGGGGTTCAAATGCTGGGGAGTGGAAGGGTAAGAACAATCGCCCTCCTGGAATGGCGGATGATGGCTCCAGTGCGGCTGCAATATACACCACAACGCGCCAGAGATTAGATACCTTCACTTCTGAGGAGCAGGATGTTCTTTCCCATATTGAGCCGATTATGCTCTCTGTTCGAAGAATAATGCATCAATCCGG GTATAATGATGGAGATCGATTTTCAGATGAGGATCATACATACATCCTTGATAAAGTATTCAATTTCCACCCTGATAAAGCTGTGAAGATGGGCTCTGGGATCGACTATTTTACG GTTGATAGACATGGAAGCTATCAAGAAAGCCGATGCCTTTTTGTTATATCAACTGATGGCC
- the LOC126791269 gene encoding protein LOL2-like isoform X1, which produces METKEHKVEEAPPPEAQTFVSQPPSRPISEIAQMVCGSCRRLLTYPPGAKHVKCSCCQTVNFVLEAHQVGQVKCDSCTLLLMYPYGAPSVRCSSCNFVTDIRDHNMRPPWSVQQGLPTPPSNSVH; this is translated from the exons ATGGAGACCAAAGAGCACAAGGTAGAGGAAGCGCCACCGCCGGAGGCCCAAACCTTCGTTTCACAACCTCCGTCGCGACCAATTTCCG AAATAGCTCAAATGGTGTGTGGATCTTGCCGCCGGCTGCTTACATACCCACCAGGAGCCAAGCACGTCAAATGCTCGTGCTGTCAGACTGTCAACTTTGTGCTAGAAG CCCATCAGGTTGGCCAGGTCAAATGTGATAGTTGTACATTGCTGCTGATGTACCCATATGGAGCTCCATCAGTTAGGTGTTCCTCTTGCAATTTTGTGACAGACATTAGG GATCACAACATGCGCCCTCCATGGTCTGTTCAACAAGGACTACCTACTCCACCATCCAATTCTGTTCACTAA
- the LOC126791269 gene encoding protein LOL2-like isoform X3, translating to MKLIEIAQMVCGSCRRLLTYPPGAKHVKCSCCQTVNFVLEAHQVGQVKCDSCTLLLMYPYGAPSVRCSSCNFVTDIRDHNMRPPWSVQQGLPTPPSNSVH from the exons ATGAAGCTAATTG AAATAGCTCAAATGGTGTGTGGATCTTGCCGCCGGCTGCTTACATACCCACCAGGAGCCAAGCACGTCAAATGCTCGTGCTGTCAGACTGTCAACTTTGTGCTAGAAG CCCATCAGGTTGGCCAGGTCAAATGTGATAGTTGTACATTGCTGCTGATGTACCCATATGGAGCTCCATCAGTTAGGTGTTCCTCTTGCAATTTTGTGACAGACATTAGG GATCACAACATGCGCCCTCCATGGTCTGTTCAACAAGGACTACCTACTCCACCATCCAATTCTGTTCACTAA